The Accipiter gentilis chromosome 7, bAccGen1.1, whole genome shotgun sequence genome includes a region encoding these proteins:
- the LOC126040261 gene encoding SNF-related serine/threonine-protein kinase-like isoform X2, whose amino-acid sequence MAGSQGCGEGKIAGLYDLERTLGKGHFAVVKLARHVFTGQRVAVKVIDKSKLAGEAAGQLLQEVRCMKLVQHPNVVRLYEVIDTHAKLYLILELGDGGDMFDHIMRHEGGLAETRAKHYFAQIVHAISYCHKLHVVHRDLKPENVVFFQEQGVVKLTDFGFSNRFQPGKMLTTSCGSLAYSAPEILLGDEYDAPAVDIWSLGVILYMLVCGHPPFQEANDSETLTMIMDCRYTVPPHVSAQCADLISRMLQRDPKQRASLEQIEGHAWLQGVDPSPASRCLLPLTSHKRVSKEEHEIILQAMMCGNIADRDTIQEALEADRYNHITATYFLLAERMLREKQEKQGHRLSLVYNLAKEVQSRTNLSDTFGPMGSTSGLLPFTEVPGGLAAGSRLPPLSTGGDIGGRQPPRTLLKVPAVDTTITKSTPALQQICEEEEEEEEEEEEGRPSAMERKSSSLNQEQMRAFLHARRPPGRREVWGPGAELGGWGGRPGAAWAGKGVSGGRGPPAMQGDRAEPPRREEDGEAGGSSAELPRERGDGPSPRSSSAGVPQVLGPETTPTTLASPMDKSPGQGAPTSPARWPVESSAPGGTEGGAESVIKLDPGKSKGGSLRDRLLQFPLCEKALAFKIRPGSKESLLSLGQFNCCHVI is encoded by the exons ATGGCTGGGTCGCAGGGCTGCGGCGAGGGGAAGATCGCGGGGCTGTACGACCTGGAGCGCACGCTGGGCAAGGGCCACTTTGCAGTGGTGAAGCTGGCGCGGCACGTCTTCACCGGGCAGCGGGTGGCCGTCAAGGTGATCGACAAGAGCAAGCTGGcaggggaggcagcggggcagctCCTGCAAGAGGTGCGCTGCATGAAGCTGGTCCAGCACCCCAACGTGGTGCGCCTCTACGAGGTCATTGACACCCATGCCAAGCTCTACCTCATCCTGGAGCTGGGCGATGGTGGGGACATGTTTGACCACATCATGCGGCATGAGGGCGGGCTGGCCGAGACACGGGCCAAGCACTACTTCGCCCAGATCGTCCATGCCATCTCCTACTGCCACAAGCTCCACGTGGTGCACCGTGACCTCAAGCCCGAGAACGTGGTCTTCTTCCAGGAGCAGGGGGTGGTCAAGCTCACCGACTTTGGCTTCAGCAACCGCTTCCAACCTGGCAAGATGCTCACCACCAGCTGCGGCTCACTGGCCTATTCGGCACCCGAGATCCTGCTCGGGGATGAGTACGATGCCCCAGCTGTTG aCATCTGGAGCCTGGGGGTCATCCTCTACATGCTGGTGTGCGGCCACCCCCCCTTCCAGGAGGCCAACGACAGCGAGACCCTCACCATGATCATGGATTGCCGCTACACCGTCCCCCCGCACGTCTCTGCACAGTGTGCTGA TCTCATCTCCAGGATGCTGCAGCGGGACCCGAAGCAGCGAGCCTCTCTGGAGCAGATCGAGGGCCACGCGTGGCTGCAGGGCGTGGACCCGTCCCCCGCCagccgctgcctgctgcccctcaCCTCCCACAAGCGTGTGTCCAAGGAGGAGCACGAAATCATCCTCCAGGCCATGATGTGCGGGAACATTGCGGATCGGGACACCATCCAGGA GGCACTGGAGGCTGACCGCTACAACCACATCACAGCCACGTATTTCCTGCTGGCGGAGAGGATGCTGCGGGAGAAGCAGGAGAAGCAGGGCCACCGCCTCAGCCTCGTCTACAACCTGGCCAAGGAGGTACAGAGCAG GACCAACTTATCGGACACGTTCGGCCCCATGGGCAGCACCAGCGGCCTCTTGCCCTTTACAGAGGTGCCAGGTGGCCTCGCCGCAGGGTCCCGGCTGCCTCCCCTATCCACCGGAGGCGACATTGGCGGCCGGCAGCCCCCCCGGACCCTGCTGAAGGTCCCTGCTGTTGACACCACCATCACCAagagcaccccagccctgcagcagatctgtgaggaggaagaggaggaggaggaggaggaggaggaggggaggcccAGTGCCATGGAGAGGAAGAGCAGCTCGCTGAACCAGGAGCAGATGCGAGCCTTCCTGCACGCCCGCCGCCCACCTGGCCGCAGGGAGGTGTGGGGACCAGGGGCCGagctggggggctggggtgggcgcCCGGGGGCAGCCTGGGCCGGGAAGGGAGTGAGTGGGGGCCGGGGTCCCCCAGCGATGCAGGGGGACAGAGCTGAGCCCCCTAGGAGGGAGGAGGACGGAGAGGCTGGGGGCTCCTCGGCAGAGCTCCCCAGGGAAAGGGGAGACGGCCCATCACcccgcagcagctctgctggggtcCCCCAGGTGCTGGGGCCAGAGACGACCCCCACCACCCTCGCGAGCCCCATGGACAAGTCCCCGGGGCAGGGGGCACCCACCAGCCCGGCCCGGTGGCCAGTGGAGAGCTCAGCCCCGGGGGGCACCGAGGGGGGCGCGGAGAGTGTGATCAAGCTGGACCCGGGCAAGAGCAAGGGGGGCAGCCTGCGGGACAGGCTCCTGCAGTTCCCGCTCTGTGAGAAAGCCCTGGCCTTCAAAATCCGGCCAGGCTCCAAGGAGAGCCTCCTCTCACTGGGGCAGTTCAACTGCTGCCACGTCATTTAA
- the SETD6 gene encoding N-lysine methyltransferase SETD6 isoform X1 → MASAPKRPKAAAGSSGRGQGSADPLSAFLAWCGRAGVKLNPKVRQRRPWPSTTPPPHLLFLPPRFLPAPFSPKVRLSREGAVAGYGMLAAEELEVGEVLVSVPRSALLSQHTSPIRALLQDAQESLQSQSGWVPLLLALLYEYTASNSQWQPYFSLWQDFRSLDHPMFWPEEERTRLLQGTGIPEAVDKDLANIHLEYSSIILPFMESHPNIFDPKLHTLELYKQLVAFVMAYSFQEPLEEEDEDEKGPNPPMMVPVADILNHVANHNANLEYAPQCLRMVTTQPIGKGQEIFNTYGQMANWQLLHMYGFAEPYPGNTNDTADIQMVTVRKAALQRAKSEAQQQLVSEQWDFLCQLEMVGEEGAFVLGWDEVLTEEELSMTLKVLCMSEEEFKEYKEQDGWEDDSEEEENSTLSNEALSKLKTPCKKLLYDSVLLTLESYGSDLKAEQDLLNNKEAYEKLSRREQQALHVRYGQKRILHQLLELVR, encoded by the exons ATGGCGTCGGCGCCCAAGAGGCCCAAG GCAGCGGCCGGGAGCAGCGGCCGGGGACAGGGCAGCGCCGACCCCCTCTCCGCCTTCCTGGCGTGGTGCGGGCGGGCCGGGGTGAAGCTCAACCCGAAGGTGAGGCAGCGCCGGCCGTGGccctccaccaccccccccccccatctccttttccttcctccccgcTTCCTCCCCGCTCCCTTCTCGCCCAAGGTCCGTCTGAGCAGGGAGGGGGCGGTGGCAGGATACGGCATGTTGGCGGCCGAGGAGCTGGAGGTGGGAGAGGTTCTCGTCAGCGTCCCTCGCTCGgccctgctctcccagcacacCAGCCCCATCCGCGCCCTCCTGCAGGACG CCCAGGAGTCCCTGCAGAGCCAGTCCGGTTGGGTGCCACTGCTGCTCGCCCTGCTATACGAGTACACAGCCAGCAACTCCCAGTGGCAGCCTTACTTCTCCCTCTGGCAGGACTTCAGGAGCCTGGATCACCCCATGTTCTG GCCTGAAGAAGAACGAACAAGGCTCCTGCAAGGCACGGGCATCCCAGAAGCTGTGGACAAGGACCTGGCTAACATCCACTTGGAGTACAGCTCCATCATCCTGCCATTCATGGAGTCCCATCCCAACATCTTTGACCCCAAACTGCACACACTGGAGTTGTACAAGCAGCTGGTGGCATTTGTCATGGCCTACAG CTTTCAGGAACCtttggaggaggaagatgaagatgagAAGGGGCCCAATCCTCCCATGATGGTGCCTGTAGCAGATATTTTGAACCATGTGGCCAACCACAACGCCAACCTAGAATATGCTCCC CAATGTTTACGAATGGTTACCACACAGCCTATTGGCAAAGGACAAGAGATCTTCAACACGTATGGGCAGATGGCCAACTGGCAGCTCCTACACATGTACGGCTTTGCAGAGCCATACCCTGGCAACACCAACGACACGGCCGACATCCAGATGGTGACAGTACGCAAAGCAGCACTGCAGC GTGCCAAAAGcgaagcacagcagcagctggtcTCAGAGCAGTGGGACTTCTTGTGCCAGCTGGAGATGGTGGGGGAAGAAGGTGCCTTTGTGCTTGGCTGGGACGAGGTGCTGACAGAAGAAGAGCTGTCCATGACCCTGAAG GTGCTGTGCATGTCCGAAGAAGAATTCAAAGAGTATAAGGAACAAGATGGGTGGGAAGATGacagtgaggaagaagaaaactctACCCTTTCGAACGAGGCTCTCTCCAAACTCAAAACCCCTTGTAAGAAGCTCCTCTACGACAGCGTGCTGCTGACCCTGGAGTCCTATGGGTCAGACTTGAAAGCAGAGCAGGACTTGCTAAATAACAAGGAGGCTTATGAGAAACTGAGTCGAAGGGAGCAGCAAGCTTTGCATGTGCGCTATGGACAGAAAAGGATCTTGCATCAGCTGCTAGAGCTGGTACGCTAG
- the LOC126040261 gene encoding SNF-related serine/threonine-protein kinase-like isoform X1, whose product MGVSGCPRVLRSGGGSIGMSGVLGTGGGVIDGCPGPGMLGTGRWGVGGAQGAGDSDVLGILVSTVLGDLVFGGAPSPTPHCSAAPPSHSARCLSPPDATTMAGSQGCGEGKIAGLYDLERTLGKGHFAVVKLARHVFTGQRVAVKVIDKSKLAGEAAGQLLQEVRCMKLVQHPNVVRLYEVIDTHAKLYLILELGDGGDMFDHIMRHEGGLAETRAKHYFAQIVHAISYCHKLHVVHRDLKPENVVFFQEQGVVKLTDFGFSNRFQPGKMLTTSCGSLAYSAPEILLGDEYDAPAVDIWSLGVILYMLVCGHPPFQEANDSETLTMIMDCRYTVPPHVSAQCADLISRMLQRDPKQRASLEQIEGHAWLQGVDPSPASRCLLPLTSHKRVSKEEHEIILQAMMCGNIADRDTIQEALEADRYNHITATYFLLAERMLREKQEKQGHRLSLVYNLAKEVQSRTNLSDTFGPMGSTSGLLPFTEVPGGLAAGSRLPPLSTGGDIGGRQPPRTLLKVPAVDTTITKSTPALQQICEEEEEEEEEEEEGRPSAMERKSSSLNQEQMRAFLHARRPPGRREVWGPGAELGGWGGRPGAAWAGKGVSGGRGPPAMQGDRAEPPRREEDGEAGGSSAELPRERGDGPSPRSSSAGVPQVLGPETTPTTLASPMDKSPGQGAPTSPARWPVESSAPGGTEGGAESVIKLDPGKSKGGSLRDRLLQFPLCEKALAFKIRPGSKESLLSLGQFNCCHVI is encoded by the exons ATGGGGGTGTCGGGTTGCCCTAGGGTGCTGAGGAGTGGTGGTGGGAGTATTGGGATGTCCGGGGTGCTGGGGACTGGAGGTGGGGTCATAGACGGGTGCCCAGGTCCTGGGATGCTGGGGACCGGGAGGTGGGGTGTCGGGGGtgcccagggtgctggggactCTGATGTGCTGGGGATCCTGGTGTCCACGGTGCTGGGGGACCTGGTATTTGGGGGTGCCCCATCCCCCACGCCACATTGCTCAGcagctcccccatcccacagcgCCCGATGCCTGTCCCCGCCTGACGCCACCACCATGGCTGGGTCGCAGGGCTGCGGCGAGGGGAAGATCGCGGGGCTGTACGACCTGGAGCGCACGCTGGGCAAGGGCCACTTTGCAGTGGTGAAGCTGGCGCGGCACGTCTTCACCGGGCAGCGGGTGGCCGTCAAGGTGATCGACAAGAGCAAGCTGGcaggggaggcagcggggcagctCCTGCAAGAGGTGCGCTGCATGAAGCTGGTCCAGCACCCCAACGTGGTGCGCCTCTACGAGGTCATTGACACCCATGCCAAGCTCTACCTCATCCTGGAGCTGGGCGATGGTGGGGACATGTTTGACCACATCATGCGGCATGAGGGCGGGCTGGCCGAGACACGGGCCAAGCACTACTTCGCCCAGATCGTCCATGCCATCTCCTACTGCCACAAGCTCCACGTGGTGCACCGTGACCTCAAGCCCGAGAACGTGGTCTTCTTCCAGGAGCAGGGGGTGGTCAAGCTCACCGACTTTGGCTTCAGCAACCGCTTCCAACCTGGCAAGATGCTCACCACCAGCTGCGGCTCACTGGCCTATTCGGCACCCGAGATCCTGCTCGGGGATGAGTACGATGCCCCAGCTGTTG aCATCTGGAGCCTGGGGGTCATCCTCTACATGCTGGTGTGCGGCCACCCCCCCTTCCAGGAGGCCAACGACAGCGAGACCCTCACCATGATCATGGATTGCCGCTACACCGTCCCCCCGCACGTCTCTGCACAGTGTGCTGA TCTCATCTCCAGGATGCTGCAGCGGGACCCGAAGCAGCGAGCCTCTCTGGAGCAGATCGAGGGCCACGCGTGGCTGCAGGGCGTGGACCCGTCCCCCGCCagccgctgcctgctgcccctcaCCTCCCACAAGCGTGTGTCCAAGGAGGAGCACGAAATCATCCTCCAGGCCATGATGTGCGGGAACATTGCGGATCGGGACACCATCCAGGA GGCACTGGAGGCTGACCGCTACAACCACATCACAGCCACGTATTTCCTGCTGGCGGAGAGGATGCTGCGGGAGAAGCAGGAGAAGCAGGGCCACCGCCTCAGCCTCGTCTACAACCTGGCCAAGGAGGTACAGAGCAG GACCAACTTATCGGACACGTTCGGCCCCATGGGCAGCACCAGCGGCCTCTTGCCCTTTACAGAGGTGCCAGGTGGCCTCGCCGCAGGGTCCCGGCTGCCTCCCCTATCCACCGGAGGCGACATTGGCGGCCGGCAGCCCCCCCGGACCCTGCTGAAGGTCCCTGCTGTTGACACCACCATCACCAagagcaccccagccctgcagcagatctgtgaggaggaagaggaggaggaggaggaggaggaggaggggaggcccAGTGCCATGGAGAGGAAGAGCAGCTCGCTGAACCAGGAGCAGATGCGAGCCTTCCTGCACGCCCGCCGCCCACCTGGCCGCAGGGAGGTGTGGGGACCAGGGGCCGagctggggggctggggtgggcgcCCGGGGGCAGCCTGGGCCGGGAAGGGAGTGAGTGGGGGCCGGGGTCCCCCAGCGATGCAGGGGGACAGAGCTGAGCCCCCTAGGAGGGAGGAGGACGGAGAGGCTGGGGGCTCCTCGGCAGAGCTCCCCAGGGAAAGGGGAGACGGCCCATCACcccgcagcagctctgctggggtcCCCCAGGTGCTGGGGCCAGAGACGACCCCCACCACCCTCGCGAGCCCCATGGACAAGTCCCCGGGGCAGGGGGCACCCACCAGCCCGGCCCGGTGGCCAGTGGAGAGCTCAGCCCCGGGGGGCACCGAGGGGGGCGCGGAGAGTGTGATCAAGCTGGACCCGGGCAAGAGCAAGGGGGGCAGCCTGCGGGACAGGCTCCTGCAGTTCCCGCTCTGTGAGAAAGCCCTGGCCTTCAAAATCCGGCCAGGCTCCAAGGAGAGCCTCCTCTCACTGGGGCAGTTCAACTGCTGCCACGTCATTTAA
- the SETD6 gene encoding N-lysine methyltransferase SETD6 isoform X2 has protein sequence MASAPKRPKAAAGSSGRGQGSADPLSAFLAWCGRAGVKLNPKVRLSREGAVAGYGMLAAEELEVGEVLVSVPRSALLSQHTSPIRALLQDAQESLQSQSGWVPLLLALLYEYTASNSQWQPYFSLWQDFRSLDHPMFWPEEERTRLLQGTGIPEAVDKDLANIHLEYSSIILPFMESHPNIFDPKLHTLELYKQLVAFVMAYSFQEPLEEEDEDEKGPNPPMMVPVADILNHVANHNANLEYAPQCLRMVTTQPIGKGQEIFNTYGQMANWQLLHMYGFAEPYPGNTNDTADIQMVTVRKAALQRAKSEAQQQLVSEQWDFLCQLEMVGEEGAFVLGWDEVLTEEELSMTLKVLCMSEEEFKEYKEQDGWEDDSEEEENSTLSNEALSKLKTPCKKLLYDSVLLTLESYGSDLKAEQDLLNNKEAYEKLSRREQQALHVRYGQKRILHQLLELVR, from the exons ATGGCGTCGGCGCCCAAGAGGCCCAAG GCAGCGGCCGGGAGCAGCGGCCGGGGACAGGGCAGCGCCGACCCCCTCTCCGCCTTCCTGGCGTGGTGCGGGCGGGCCGGGGTGAAGCTCAACCCGAAG GTCCGTCTGAGCAGGGAGGGGGCGGTGGCAGGATACGGCATGTTGGCGGCCGAGGAGCTGGAGGTGGGAGAGGTTCTCGTCAGCGTCCCTCGCTCGgccctgctctcccagcacacCAGCCCCATCCGCGCCCTCCTGCAGGACG CCCAGGAGTCCCTGCAGAGCCAGTCCGGTTGGGTGCCACTGCTGCTCGCCCTGCTATACGAGTACACAGCCAGCAACTCCCAGTGGCAGCCTTACTTCTCCCTCTGGCAGGACTTCAGGAGCCTGGATCACCCCATGTTCTG GCCTGAAGAAGAACGAACAAGGCTCCTGCAAGGCACGGGCATCCCAGAAGCTGTGGACAAGGACCTGGCTAACATCCACTTGGAGTACAGCTCCATCATCCTGCCATTCATGGAGTCCCATCCCAACATCTTTGACCCCAAACTGCACACACTGGAGTTGTACAAGCAGCTGGTGGCATTTGTCATGGCCTACAG CTTTCAGGAACCtttggaggaggaagatgaagatgagAAGGGGCCCAATCCTCCCATGATGGTGCCTGTAGCAGATATTTTGAACCATGTGGCCAACCACAACGCCAACCTAGAATATGCTCCC CAATGTTTACGAATGGTTACCACACAGCCTATTGGCAAAGGACAAGAGATCTTCAACACGTATGGGCAGATGGCCAACTGGCAGCTCCTACACATGTACGGCTTTGCAGAGCCATACCCTGGCAACACCAACGACACGGCCGACATCCAGATGGTGACAGTACGCAAAGCAGCACTGCAGC GTGCCAAAAGcgaagcacagcagcagctggtcTCAGAGCAGTGGGACTTCTTGTGCCAGCTGGAGATGGTGGGGGAAGAAGGTGCCTTTGTGCTTGGCTGGGACGAGGTGCTGACAGAAGAAGAGCTGTCCATGACCCTGAAG GTGCTGTGCATGTCCGAAGAAGAATTCAAAGAGTATAAGGAACAAGATGGGTGGGAAGATGacagtgaggaagaagaaaactctACCCTTTCGAACGAGGCTCTCTCCAAACTCAAAACCCCTTGTAAGAAGCTCCTCTACGACAGCGTGCTGCTGACCCTGGAGTCCTATGGGTCAGACTTGAAAGCAGAGCAGGACTTGCTAAATAACAAGGAGGCTTATGAGAAACTGAGTCGAAGGGAGCAGCAAGCTTTGCATGTGCGCTATGGACAGAAAAGGATCTTGCATCAGCTGCTAGAGCTGGTACGCTAG